A window of the Glaciimonas sp. CA11.2 genome harbors these coding sequences:
- the queD gene encoding 6-carboxytetrahydropterin synthase QueD — MLTITRKLEFDAGHRIPDHKSQCRNLHGHRYTLEITLVGAIIEVEGSSDNGMIMDFSDIKTLAKQHLVDVWDHAFLVYEKDTVVRAFLATLPDHKTVIIDRIPTVENLARAAYDILKAAYKDHYGTGLHLQKLVLHETPNCWAEISEDR, encoded by the coding sequence ATGTTAACCATTACTCGCAAATTAGAGTTCGATGCCGGTCATCGCATCCCCGATCACAAAAGCCAATGCCGCAACTTGCATGGCCATCGTTATACGCTTGAAATTACGTTGGTCGGTGCCATTATTGAAGTCGAGGGAAGCTCCGACAATGGCATGATTATGGACTTTTCGGATATCAAGACGCTGGCTAAACAGCATCTGGTTGATGTCTGGGACCATGCATTTCTGGTCTATGAAAAAGACACCGTCGTGCGCGCTTTTTTGGCGACTTTGCCAGATCACAAGACCGTAATCATTGATCGTATTCCGACTGTCGAAAATCTTGCCCGCGCTGCCTATGACATCCTCAAGGCCGCTTACAAGGATCACTACGGTACAGGTTTGCATTTACAAAAATTGGTATTGCACGAAACCCCAAATTGCTGGGCGGAGATTTCTGAAGATCGTTGA
- the queE gene encoding 7-carboxy-7-deazaguanine synthase, protein MTYSIKEIFYTLQGEGTHAGRPAVFCRFSGCNLWTGREEDRSKAICQFCDTDFVGTDGEGGGKFKTADALASTINALWPESYTASKFVVFTGGEPLLQLDAALIDSMHAAGFEIAIETNGTIDVPAGVDWICVSPKMGSVLKVHKGNELKVVIPQLGQALATYETLDFDHFYLQAMDGPLLADNLQRAIETCKRNPKWKLSLQTHKLLQIP, encoded by the coding sequence GTGACATACAGCATCAAAGAAATTTTTTATACACTGCAAGGCGAGGGCACGCACGCCGGACGCCCCGCGGTATTTTGTCGCTTTAGCGGTTGCAATTTGTGGACCGGACGCGAGGAAGATCGCAGCAAAGCCATTTGCCAGTTTTGTGACACCGATTTTGTCGGGACGGACGGGGAAGGCGGCGGCAAATTCAAGACTGCTGACGCACTGGCCAGTACGATCAACGCGTTGTGGCCGGAATCGTATACCGCCAGCAAATTTGTCGTCTTCACCGGCGGCGAGCCTCTTTTACAACTGGACGCTGCATTGATCGACAGCATGCACGCGGCCGGTTTTGAAATCGCCATAGAAACCAACGGAACAATCGACGTGCCAGCCGGTGTAGACTGGATCTGCGTCAGCCCAAAAATGGGATCGGTGCTTAAAGTCCACAAAGGAAATGAGCTCAAAGTCGTCATTCCCCAACTCGGACAAGCGCTGGCGACATATGAAACGCTTGATTTCGATCATTTCTATTTGCAGGCGATGGATGGTCCGTTGTTGGCGGATAATCTGCAACGCGCAATTGAAACCTGCAAGCGCAATCCGAAGTGGAAATTGAGCTTGCAAACGCACAAACTTTTACAGATTCCCTAA
- a CDS encoding DEAD/DEAH box helicase, with product MATPCTATATVNMWEYFHPAVSAWFRSTFKSATEAQQLAWPLIRSGRPTLVAAPTGSGKTLTAFLAAIDALVKESVLRNGILPDVTSVIYVSPLKALSNDIRINLDAPLEGIARELAQMGLPDHGIRAAVRTGDTTTAERLAMRKRAPHILVTTPESLYVLLCSDSGRAMLAGTRTVIVDEIHAVAGSKRGSHLALSLARLDALCEQRPTRIGLSATQKPLDAVARFLVGRYDDGTETMVNDCAIVDVGHIRRRDLAIELPPVPLEAVMANDVWERVYDRMAELVSMHRTTLVFVNTRRMAERAARHLAERLGTSAVAAHHGSLAKEYRLDAEQRLKRGDLRVLIATASLELGIDIGDVDLVCQVGSPRSIAAVLQRVGRSGHQVGGMPKGRLFPTSRDDLIECAALLDCIRRDELDLLHIPNAPLDVLAQQIVAEVACQEWTEDELFALVRRAEPYAALARGQYDAILRMLTEGYTGRNGVRGAYLHRDTVAGTLRGRRGAKLTAVTSGGTIPDNADYTVLLEPQGHPIGTVHEDFAVESIAGDIFQLGNTSYRILKVETGRVRVEDAHGMPPSIPFWLGEAPGRSDELSVGVARLRARVDQLLSSTTGILRLHNVKDADSDSTVTFSGETPTLSAAIDWLVEQVGLDDSSARQIVDYLAPARAALGALPTQDTLVMERFFDESGGMQLVLHSPFGSRINRAWGLALRKRFCRTFNFELQAAATEDAIVLSLSTSQSFALDEVWRYLKSGNAEHVLIQALLDAPLFNVRWRWNATVALALPRYSGGRKVAPQLQRMKSDDLLAAVFPDQAACLENVVGERELPNHPLVMQTIDDCLHDAMDTVGWIALLRRIEQGDVTLIARDLPTPSPLAMEILNARPYAFLDDAPLEERRTQAVQSRRWTDPTSVDDMSALDVDAIASVVEEAWPRVRDGDEMHEALMSLSFVTNTEARRYEGWRDWLQSLALSGRATLMSIYPDATDGIWIPLERIACFQAAYPQAVSTPPLFNRQKAHSDGERNWNRDEAIVEILRARLSGFGPQLLAELTQTVGLPAMTLTSGLVRLESEGYVMRGRFTPGIAEEEWCERHLLARIHRYTIKRLRREIEPVERQDFMRFLFDWQHLTPDTQLKGPNALSSVIAQLEGFEGAAAGWESAILPARLSDYSPQLLDDLCRSGKVVWTRIAAPLRAGAGPLRSTPIALLQRRHLRIWNALQPTNEQPEISPRSERVHMALLRHGAMFFDELLTDTRLLPTELENALGELVSAGLINADSFAGLRALLVPTAKRAEHSRRRHRGWPMTTMDEAGRWALVRPIASNIDPDRDPDRDPNLNMTPTTISGRKPRIDPLVLEHIAMVLLRRYGVVFWRLLEREANWLPPWRDLLPIFHRLEARGELRGGRFVGGLSGEQFALPEAIPLLRDVRRRPGSGDLICISGVDPLNLCGAMLPGEKVPALSANRVLFRDGLPVATVIAGKISYLIALESGDQEPIRKALTGLH from the coding sequence ATGGCTACCCCATGCACCGCCACCGCTACCGTTAATATGTGGGAGTATTTTCATCCTGCTGTCTCGGCTTGGTTCCGCAGCACTTTTAAGAGTGCCACGGAGGCGCAGCAGCTCGCGTGGCCGTTAATTCGCAGCGGTCGTCCTACCTTGGTCGCGGCACCGACCGGATCCGGCAAAACCCTGACGGCTTTTTTGGCGGCGATAGACGCGCTGGTAAAAGAGAGTGTATTGCGCAATGGCATCCTGCCGGATGTGACTTCAGTGATTTATGTTTCTCCACTGAAAGCGTTGTCTAATGATATCCGTATTAATCTCGATGCACCGCTAGAAGGCATTGCGCGCGAACTGGCGCAGATGGGCTTGCCCGACCACGGCATACGAGCCGCTGTGCGCACTGGCGACACGACCACTGCCGAACGACTGGCAATGCGCAAACGCGCACCGCATATTCTCGTCACCACGCCGGAATCCTTATACGTCCTGTTATGTTCCGATAGTGGTCGGGCGATGTTGGCTGGCACACGGACGGTCATTGTTGATGAGATTCATGCAGTTGCTGGCAGCAAGCGCGGCAGTCATCTGGCGCTAAGTCTGGCGCGGCTTGATGCGCTTTGCGAACAGCGTCCCACCCGGATTGGCTTGTCCGCGACGCAAAAACCACTGGATGCAGTTGCGCGATTTCTGGTGGGACGTTACGACGATGGCACTGAAACAATGGTCAACGACTGCGCTATCGTCGATGTCGGCCACATCCGTCGACGCGATCTGGCGATTGAATTGCCACCCGTTCCGCTCGAAGCCGTCATGGCCAATGACGTATGGGAACGGGTTTATGACCGAATGGCAGAACTGGTCTCCATGCATCGCACGACGCTGGTATTCGTCAACACGCGGCGCATGGCTGAGCGTGCCGCCCGCCATTTGGCTGAACGTCTGGGAACCAGCGCGGTCGCCGCGCATCACGGAAGCCTTGCCAAGGAATATCGTTTAGATGCTGAACAACGGCTTAAACGCGGCGACCTGCGCGTGTTGATCGCCACCGCGTCGCTGGAGCTGGGTATCGATATCGGTGATGTTGATCTGGTTTGTCAGGTTGGTTCACCTCGCAGCATCGCGGCCGTTTTACAACGTGTCGGGCGTTCAGGGCATCAGGTTGGCGGCATGCCCAAAGGCCGCCTGTTTCCGACATCACGGGATGACTTGATTGAATGCGCGGCGCTGTTGGATTGCATACGGCGCGACGAACTCGATTTGCTCCACATTCCAAACGCCCCGCTAGATGTTCTGGCCCAGCAAATTGTTGCCGAGGTGGCTTGTCAGGAGTGGACCGAAGATGAATTGTTCGCGCTGGTTCGGCGTGCTGAACCTTATGCAGCACTGGCGCGCGGGCAATACGACGCGATCCTTCGCATGCTGACTGAAGGCTATACGGGGCGAAATGGTGTCCGTGGTGCCTATCTGCACCGCGACACCGTCGCTGGCACATTGCGGGGGCGAAGAGGCGCGAAGCTGACGGCTGTCACATCCGGCGGTACGATACCCGATAATGCAGATTACACTGTATTGCTGGAACCGCAGGGACATCCGATTGGGACGGTGCACGAAGATTTTGCGGTCGAAAGCATCGCGGGCGATATTTTCCAATTAGGCAATACGTCTTACCGGATTCTGAAGGTTGAAACCGGACGGGTTAGGGTTGAGGATGCGCATGGCATGCCGCCGAGCATCCCTTTCTGGCTCGGCGAAGCACCCGGACGAAGCGATGAACTGTCGGTCGGGGTCGCACGTTTGCGCGCCAGAGTTGATCAGCTTCTATCGAGCACAACTGGCATTCTGCGGCTACATAACGTCAAGGATGCCGATTCCGACAGTACGGTCACATTTAGCGGTGAGACGCCCACTCTGTCGGCGGCTATTGACTGGCTGGTTGAACAAGTCGGCCTTGACGATAGTTCGGCGCGCCAGATCGTCGATTATCTCGCGCCTGCCCGCGCTGCATTAGGCGCACTTCCAACGCAAGATACGCTGGTGATGGAGCGTTTCTTCGATGAATCTGGCGGTATGCAACTAGTGCTGCATTCACCGTTTGGCAGTCGCATTAACCGCGCTTGGGGGTTGGCGCTACGCAAGCGTTTCTGCCGCACCTTCAACTTCGAATTACAGGCCGCAGCCACCGAAGATGCCATCGTTTTATCACTTTCAACCAGCCAGAGCTTTGCCCTGGATGAAGTCTGGCGCTATTTAAAGTCCGGCAATGCCGAACACGTATTGATTCAGGCGCTGCTGGATGCACCGCTATTCAATGTGCGTTGGCGCTGGAACGCGACGGTTGCACTGGCGCTGCCACGCTATAGCGGCGGCCGTAAAGTCGCGCCACAATTGCAGCGGATGAAAAGCGACGATCTGTTAGCCGCCGTATTCCCTGATCAGGCAGCATGCCTTGAGAATGTGGTTGGCGAACGTGAACTACCCAATCATCCATTGGTGATGCAAACCATCGACGATTGTCTGCATGACGCGATGGACACCGTCGGCTGGATTGCACTGCTACGCCGTATTGAGCAAGGTGATGTGACGCTCATTGCCCGCGACTTGCCAACGCCATCGCCGCTGGCCATGGAGATACTGAATGCAAGGCCTTACGCTTTTCTTGATGATGCACCATTAGAAGAGCGCCGCACTCAAGCCGTACAAAGTCGTCGATGGACCGATCCTACTTCGGTTGACGATATGAGCGCACTGGATGTTGACGCCATCGCAAGCGTCGTCGAAGAAGCATGGCCACGCGTACGAGATGGTGACGAAATGCACGAAGCACTGATGAGCCTCTCGTTCGTTACCAACACCGAGGCAAGGCGGTATGAAGGCTGGAGGGACTGGCTGCAATCGTTGGCGCTGAGCGGACGTGCAACACTTATGTCAATTTACCCGGACGCTACCGACGGTATTTGGATTCCACTGGAACGCATCGCTTGTTTTCAGGCGGCTTACCCGCAAGCAGTTTCCACCCCGCCCTTATTCAACCGGCAAAAAGCGCACAGTGATGGGGAGCGCAACTGGAACCGCGATGAGGCAATTGTTGAGATTCTGAGAGCGCGGCTTTCTGGTTTCGGGCCGCAATTGCTAGCGGAGCTAACGCAGACCGTCGGCTTACCAGCGATGACCCTTACCTCCGGGCTGGTTCGGCTTGAGTCAGAAGGTTATGTCATGCGCGGGCGCTTTACACCCGGCATCGCCGAGGAAGAATGGTGTGAACGGCACCTGTTGGCGCGTATCCATCGGTACACAATCAAGCGTTTGCGACGGGAAATTGAACCGGTCGAACGCCAGGATTTCATGCGATTTCTGTTCGATTGGCAGCATTTAACACCAGATACACAATTAAAAGGACCAAATGCGTTGTCATCCGTTATCGCCCAATTGGAAGGATTTGAAGGGGCTGCGGCAGGCTGGGAAAGCGCGATCCTTCCAGCACGATTGAGCGACTATTCCCCGCAGTTGCTAGATGATTTATGTCGTAGTGGCAAGGTGGTGTGGACCCGTATTGCAGCGCCGTTACGCGCTGGGGCCGGTCCGCTGCGTAGTACCCCAATCGCACTTCTGCAACGTCGCCATTTGCGTATCTGGAATGCGCTTCAACCTACCAATGAGCAACCCGAAATATCACCGCGCTCAGAACGTGTCCACATGGCGTTGCTACGCCATGGCGCAATGTTCTTCGATGAACTACTCACTGATACACGTTTGCTGCCAACAGAGTTGGAAAATGCACTTGGTGAATTAGTTTCCGCTGGCCTGATCAATGCTGACAGTTTTGCAGGATTACGGGCATTGTTAGTGCCAACAGCGAAACGCGCCGAACATTCCCGCCGCCGTCATCGGGGCTGGCCCATGACAACTATGGACGAGGCTGGGCGTTGGGCTTTGGTGCGCCCTATTGCCTCAAATATCGACCCAGACCGCGATCCAGACCGAGACCCAAACCTTAATATGACACCAACAACCATTTCGGGCAGAAAACCACGAATCGATCCATTGGTGCTGGAACACATTGCTATGGTGTTATTGCGGCGCTATGGGGTTGTTTTCTGGCGGTTACTTGAACGCGAAGCCAATTGGTTGCCGCCATGGCGTGATTTGCTCCCCATCTTCCATCGTCTTGAAGCGCGGGGAGAACTACGGGGCGGCCGTTTTGTCGGCGGTTTATCGGGCGAACAATTCGCCTTACCGGAGGCCATTCCACTGCTCCGTGATGTGCGTCGGCGGCCTGGTTCCGGTGATCTGATTTGCATCTCTGGCGTCGACCCTCTTAACCTCTGCGGAGCCATGCTGCCCGGCGAAAAAGTCCCTGCATTGAGCGCTAACCGCGTGCTATTCCGGGACGGACTGCCTGTTGCAACGGTGATTGCGGGAAAAATAAGCTATCTCATTGCGCTTGAGTCAGGCGACCAGGAGCCTATCCGTAAAGCGTTAACAGGTCTTCATTAA